A genomic window from Tachyglossus aculeatus isolate mTacAcu1 chromosome 27, mTacAcu1.pri, whole genome shotgun sequence includes:
- the LOC119946559 gene encoding G-protein coupled receptor family C group 5 member D-like isoform X1 yields MFNPLAPQDLRKEPRFCGCSREAAMSLDCVQTQVETQVDYTVFCPRQTSWGVGLQVLAVIGIVVTVILLAVLLVLMRRVRDCGRRSVLATQVLFLLGLLGLFGLTFAFLLCLDRCTGPTRFFLFGVLFAICFSCLLAHTLHLARLARGCCPFSWLQLLGIAVGFSLVQIIIATEYVTLTLTRGVVLAEMAPEALCLDFVLLLVYVLFLMALVLLASVAAAFCGPCSGWKRQGLHICVTIIFSIAIWASWISLLLRTPGRPWDNPVIAIALVVNAWVFLLTYMVPEICFLCSSCRAPAGGRPCPGPPFGLKTEVCTQELTQVTLPGPS; encoded by the exons ATGTTTAACCCTCTGGCTCCTCAGGACCTCAGGAAAGAGCCGAGGTTCTGTGGGTGTTCCCGGGAAGCCGCCATGTCCCTGGACTGCGTCCAGACCCAAGTCGAGACCCAGGTCGACTACACCGTGTTCTGCCCCCGCCAGACCTCCTGGGGGGTGGGCCTGCAGGTGCTGGCCGTGATAGGGATAGTGGTCACGGTCATCCTGCTGGCGGTCCTGCTGGTCCTCATGCGGAGAGTCCGCGACTGCGGGCGGCGGAGCGTGCTGGCCACTCAGGTTCTCTTCCTGCTGGGGTTGCTGGGCCTGTTCGGGCTGACCTtcgccttcctcctctgcctcgacCGCTGCACAGGACCCACTCGCTTTTTCCTCTTCGGGGTGCTCTTCGCCATCTGCTTCTCCTGCCTGCtggcccacaccctccacctggCCCGCCTGGCCCGCGGCTGCTGCCCGTTCTCGtggctgcagctcctgggcatAGCCGTGGGCTTCAGCCTGGTGCAAATCATCATCGCCACCGAGTACGTCACCCTCACCCTGACCAGAGGAGTGGTCCTGGCTGAGATGGCCCCGGAGGCTCTCTGCCTGGACTTCGTCCTGCTCCTGGTCTACGTCCTCTTCCTCATGGCCCTAGTCCTCCTGGCGTCCGTGGCCGCCGCCTTCTGCGGGCCCTGCTCCGGCTGGAAGCGTCAGGGCCTCCACATCTGTGTCACCATCATCTTTTCTATTGCCATCTGGGCCTCGTGGATCTCCCTGCTGCTCAGGACCCCCGGCCGCccctgggacaacccggtcaTAGCCATCGCCCTGGTGGTCAACGCCTGGGTCTTCCTGCTGACCTACATGGTGCCCGAgatctgcttcctctgctcctcctgccggGCCCCAGCCGGGGGCCGCCCTTGCCCTGGCCCACCCTTTGGGCTCAAGACTGAGGTCTGCACGCAGGAGCTCACGCAAG tgaccctgcCTGGACCATCCTGA
- the LOC119946559 gene encoding G-protein coupled receptor family C group 5 member D-like isoform X2 — protein sequence MFNPLAPQDLRKEPRFCGCSREAAMSLDCVQTQVETQVDYTVFCPRQTSWGVGLQVLAVIGIVVTVILLAVLLVLMRRVRDCGRRSVLATQVLFLLGLLGLFGLTFAFLLCLDRCTGPTRFFLFGVLFAICFSCLLAHTLHLARLARGCCPFSWLQLLGIAVGFSLVQIIIATEYVTLTLTRGVVLAEMAPEALCLDFVLLLVYVLFLMALVLLASVAAAFCGPCSGWKRQGLHICVTIIFSIAIWASWISLLLRTPGRPWDNPVIAIALVVNAWVFLLTYMVPEICFLCSSCRAPAGGRPCPGPPFGLKTEVCTQELTQDRGVRI from the exons ATGTTTAACCCTCTGGCTCCTCAGGACCTCAGGAAAGAGCCGAGGTTCTGTGGGTGTTCCCGGGAAGCCGCCATGTCCCTGGACTGCGTCCAGACCCAAGTCGAGACCCAGGTCGACTACACCGTGTTCTGCCCCCGCCAGACCTCCTGGGGGGTGGGCCTGCAGGTGCTGGCCGTGATAGGGATAGTGGTCACGGTCATCCTGCTGGCGGTCCTGCTGGTCCTCATGCGGAGAGTCCGCGACTGCGGGCGGCGGAGCGTGCTGGCCACTCAGGTTCTCTTCCTGCTGGGGTTGCTGGGCCTGTTCGGGCTGACCTtcgccttcctcctctgcctcgacCGCTGCACAGGACCCACTCGCTTTTTCCTCTTCGGGGTGCTCTTCGCCATCTGCTTCTCCTGCCTGCtggcccacaccctccacctggCCCGCCTGGCCCGCGGCTGCTGCCCGTTCTCGtggctgcagctcctgggcatAGCCGTGGGCTTCAGCCTGGTGCAAATCATCATCGCCACCGAGTACGTCACCCTCACCCTGACCAGAGGAGTGGTCCTGGCTGAGATGGCCCCGGAGGCTCTCTGCCTGGACTTCGTCCTGCTCCTGGTCTACGTCCTCTTCCTCATGGCCCTAGTCCTCCTGGCGTCCGTGGCCGCCGCCTTCTGCGGGCCCTGCTCCGGCTGGAAGCGTCAGGGCCTCCACATCTGTGTCACCATCATCTTTTCTATTGCCATCTGGGCCTCGTGGATCTCCCTGCTGCTCAGGACCCCCGGCCGCccctgggacaacccggtcaTAGCCATCGCCCTGGTGGTCAACGCCTGGGTCTTCCTGCTGACCTACATGGTGCCCGAgatctgcttcctctgctcctcctgccggGCCCCAGCCGGGGGCCGCCCTTGCCCTGGCCCACCCTTTGGGCTCAAGACTGAGGTCTGCACGCAGGAGCTCACGCAAG ACCGTGGAGTCCGGATATGA